The DNA window TTATGAGGAGATTAATACCTTAGCTCAGCAAAAAAATGTCGATCTAATTATTATGATGGCAACTAAACCAAATAAAGAGGGATTAAGTTCGAATACGGTAAAAGTTGCTCGTTATAGTGATAAACCAATTTTAATTTTACGTTTGTAACCAACCACACAAAGTGAGAAATTAGGAATTATATTGAATTAAACGGAATTAAGTGGATTAAAGTCTTATGGGATAAGGGGTTAAGAAAGTTTAGCCCCTATTTTATTTGAAAAATTTAAGAATGAGAAAATTAAAGCAATTTGCTGATTTACACGATTTTAACCGTTAAAAATGAGAAACGTTAATTGACGTTTAAAAGCGTTTAAATAATGTTTAAATTCAAATTATGAGAAGTTCTTCACAAAAGTAAAAAAAAGTAAAACAGTCATATTTCAAGTAACAACATAATTAAGTACAATGATACAGTCAAAGAAATCAAATAGTTAGGTAGTAAATTATGATTTTACTACCTCAGTTTATATCTTCAAAATTTTCATTATGCTACTTGATGATCCTTAAATATCTCCGTGCTCTCTTTTTCTTCCTTTTCAGTCTGGGCTGCTAACGCTTCAGCCGTTGCCAACAAACCAACTTGTCTATCCTCATTACACCGTCTGAACGCACACACAAGCTGCCATTCATCATTCGTTAAGCCCTCGGGTGGCTTAGGCAAAACAAAGCCCTGTGCCTTAGTTTCAAGGGCTTGTAGCTTGTTTTCTAGTTGATCTATCCGTTTTTGCAAGTCTTCTTGGCTTGGTGTTATGGGATTACCCACTTCTTTTGTTAGAGGTTTTAAAAATCCCAAAGCTCGTTGAACTTTGTCTGGCAGGCTAGAATAATGAAACTCAAAGCCACCACCTTTTATTCCTTTAGCCTCTCTTTTTATCCAGCCTTCTTGTCTTGCTTTTCTAGTTACATTTGATGGAAATGGAGAAAGCCCACCAATACCAGCCAAATCCTTTGGTAAATACCATTCTTTTTTTGATTTCATAAATCACCTTATTAAATCAAAATTGACTTAATTTGATTTGAAAATAAATATCAATATAAATCAATAAGTTAATCGAAAATAAGGTAAATCATTAAAAATTTTATCAAATCAAATATTGACTTGATAATGAATTGGTAACATAATGCCGATATAGTTAAATGATTTACATTGTCGAAGTAGTTATAAAAACTAATTTTTAAGGATCTCACATAATGAGCAGAAATAAAAGATCTCAAGATATGAGTAACCACGAAATTCGTGGTGAGCTGATGAAAAGAGGCAAATCCTTATCTCGATTAGGAATTGAAAACGGGTTAGCAAAAACGACTGTTCGCAATGCGTTAGATAAACCCTACCCCAAAGGAGAGAAGATTATCGCTGATGCTTTAGGTCTTGAGCCTTGGGATATATGGCCTAGTCGTTACGCCAATCAAAGATAAAGGTTTGGATTATGAAAGAATGGGTTACAGCTAAAGAAATTGCTGGAATTGCTGGCTTATCAACACACCCAAGTAATGTAAATAGACTGGCAAGAAAAGAGCAATGGAAGTTTAGAAAAGTAAAAGGAGTTCAAGGGGGAGGATACGAATACGCCTTCTCTTCTCTTCCCCAAGAAGTCCAAGCAGAACTATTACTTAAAAATGCAAAAGAAACCATTAGTGAATTATCAGTTCCTACTCAATGTGTTAAAGGTAAAAACTACTTACCCGAAGTGATTTGGGTACCATTTGATAAAGCAACAAACCGCCAAAAAGAAGTAGCTCAAAGACGACTAGCAGCGGTTATTGCCGTCGCTAATTTAATAGATAATAAATTACCTTTAATGGAATCACTTCAACGTGTTGCTGATGAATATAACGAATCAGTAGGCTCTATAAAACGTTGGTTCTATAAAGTAAAAAAATTTGAACGTTCTGATTGGCTACCTTTATTAATTGATAAACACAGCAACAAACGCAAAGAACGTGAGGCTGAGTTTACTGAACAAGCGTGGGAGTTCTTTAAAGCAGATTATTTTCGCCCAGAGCGTCCACAATTCGGCAGTTGTTATGAACGCCTAAAAAGAGCTGCGATTGAAAATGCGTGGGTTATTCCCTCAATATCTAGTCTAAAACGCAAAATTGCTAGGGAAATTCCACTTGTACAACAAGTCTATTTACGAGAAGGAGAACACGCATTAAGTCAGTTTTACCCAGCTCTACAACGCAGTGTAGAAGATATTGAGGCACTAGAATGGATTAATGGTGATGGCTATCAACATAACGTCTTTGTTCGCTGGCACAATGGTGAAATTGTTCGCCCTAAAACATGGATTTGGCAAGATGTCCGCACTCGCAAAATCCTCGCTTATCGCACAGACATTAGCGAAAACTCAGACACCATTCGCCTAAGCTTAATGGACTTAGTGTACAAATATGGCATACCTCGCAAATGTACGATTGATAACACCCGAGCAGCTGCCAATAAGTGGATGACTGGAGGCGTTAAAAACAGATATCGCTTTAAAGTGAAAGAAGATGAAGTGCAAGGCATTATTCCCCTACTTGGCATTGAATTGCACTGGACATCTATTCAATTTGGCAAAGGACACGGACAAGCCAAACCGATTGAGCGAGCATTTTCACACGGCGGGCTAGGTGAATTAATCGACAAGCATCCAAAACTTGCGGGCTTTTTTGCAGGCGAAAACATCTACAACAAGCCAGATAACTACAATGGTGGTAAAGAAGGTGTCGCTTATGAAGATTTTATCATAGCCCTTGAAGACGGTATTCAAACTTTCAACCAACGAGAAAAACGTAAAACAGAAATCTGTCAAGGCGTATACAGTTTCTCGCAAGTTTTTGCTCGTGATTATGCCAACACCCAAATTCGCAAAGCAAGTCCCGAACAAATGCGGTTACTTATGTTAATGAGTGAAGCGGTTACGCTCAAAAAAGACGGCACATTTGAACTTTCTTGTGGAGGAAAAGTGTTCGGTCGTAAAAACCGCTATCTCGCCACAGACTTAATTGGCTCACACCACAAAAAAGTCGTTATCAAGTTCGACCCACAGCACCTACACAGCACAGTCTATGTTTACAGCCTTGAAGGCATTTTCCTAGCGGAAGCGACTTGTACTGAAAAAGTTGCCTTTGGCGATAAAGCAGCAGGGCGAGAACACGATAAAGCACGCAAACAGTTTACAAAAGCTAATAAAGCGGCAGCTAAAGCCCAACAAACAATGAATGCTCAACAAGCCAGTCGCTTAATGCCAGAACTAGAAATAGACGATGAAACTACCCCAACCCCAAGAATCATCGAAATGTTCCAACAAGTTGGTAACACCGTCCGCAAAGTTGAAGTCAATCTTGAAGAAGATGAAATCAGTGAATTTGAACAACGTTTTATCAAAATTAAACACCAAAGAGGTTAAAAATGACATTAGCAGAACAAATCAAACAACTTATTAACGATGAAAACCTAACTCAAGTAAAAATAGCGAAAGAAGTTGGTGTTTCAACTGCAATGCTCAGTACTTATTTAAAAGGTACCTATCAGGGCTCACGAGAAACCATCGAAACAGCCTTAAAAAATTGGCTACAGACAAGAGAGAAAAAACAACGTGAATTAGTTATCGCCCCATTATTTATTGAAACTGCCACCGCTAAACAAATCTGGGCAACCTTAGATTTTGCAAAAATGTTTGCGACTATTGCAACTGTATACGGAGCTAGCGGAGTGGGCAAAACCAAATCCGCCCAAGAATACCGAAAAAACACCCCTAATACTTGGCTTATCACCGCTAGTCCAAGTCGTGCAACATTAAGCTCTATTTTATATGAAATGGCATTAGAGCTCGGGATCAATGATGCACCACGTCGCAAAGATAAACTCTCTCGTTTAATCATCAAAAAACTACAAGGTACCGCTGGTTTAATCATCATCGATGAAGCTGATCACCTCCCTTATGATGCTCTAGAAGAAATTCGCATAATGCAGGAACAAGCTGAAATTGGCTTTGTACTCATTGGTAATGACAAAGTCTATAACCGTCTTAGAGGTGGCATTAATCAAGCCCACGAATTTGCTCGATTATGGTCTCGAATCGGTAAAAACACCAGCATTCAAAAATGTAAAAAAGCAGATATTAAAGCGATTGCCAATGCTTGGAATTTAGACACAACTGACACCGATTTAATGAATACTTTATACCAAATTGGCAGTGTTGCGGGCGGTTTACGCAGTCTCACTCAATATTTACGTCTAGCAGGTTTTATTGCGAAAGGCGAAAACAAACTCATCACCTTAGATCTTATTTTATCCGCTAAACAACAAATGGAAGGAGAAAACTAATGAATGCTCGTACCTTAAATGAAATTGTATTTGCTCTACGTCGGCAAGGTTTGGAAGTCGTTGATGTTAAAGACTCTGATCGTAAATACCCACGAATTGTAATTAAAAAACCGAACCAAACCCTTTTAGATAAAGCGATTAATTTTCACATCACTATAAAAGGAAAACGGCAAATAAAACAGATTTATCTGATGGATCATTGCTCAGTTATCTGGTCTTAACTGGTCTTAAATAAGGAGAAAACTATGAAAAAAACTCGTATAAAAAGCGATACTATCCGCTATCAAAACCGTCAAGAAGTAGAAATAGCCATTAAAGAAATTGGCGACTTACAGCGAGAGTTATTGCGATTAGCAACGCATCAAAATGATGAGTTAGCCGCAGTTACTGAAAAATATTCACCACAAATAGTTGCTATTCAAAACAAGATAAAACCGTTACAGAAAGCAATTGAAATCTACTGTGAAGCAAACCGCTCAGAGCTAACAAACAACGGCAAAACTAAAACAGGTTTATTTAATACCGGCGAAGTACAGTGGCGAGCTCGCCCGCCAAGTGTTTCTATTCGCAAAGTCGACGAAGTATTAGCACGCTTACGAGCATTGGGACTCACTCAATTTATTCGTACCAAAGATGAACCAAATAAAGAAGCAATGCTTGCTAATCCAACAATTGCCGCCACCGTAACGGGGATCACTATCAAAACAGCAGTAGAAGATTTTGTGATTAAGCCGTTTGAACAGGAGATAAAAAAATGAACCGCATAGAACGCGAAAATCTTGCTGAAGAGATTGCCGAAATGATCAGCACATTTGAACACGCTCTTTGGGCGTTGCACGATAACAATGATAAAGCGGTAAAAAGTCAATTTAACTATGGTTACAAGATTGCTCAAAGACTTTCTTATCAAATCCGCTTAAAGCTTGATTAAAGCTTATTTATAGCCCTTTAACTTTTTTATTTTAGAGGGCTAAGTAATAAGTTTTCATAAAAATAACAAGGGAACATAATGCACTATACAAAACAAAAATTGATCCAGCTTATTCATATTGCTAAGCATCAACTTAAACTTGATGAAGAGACCTACCGAATGATTTTGATGAATCAAACATGTAAAGTCAGCTGCAAAGCGATGACTGTTGCTGAATTGGTGATTGTATTAGAAAAATTAAAAAAAGCAGGATTTAAAGTAAAACCAACACTCAACAAATCACCAAGTTCAAAAGAAGCGATAGTAAAGCACACTATCGCATTAAAAATCCGAGCAGAATGGATACAAATGTATAAAGAAGGAATTATCAAAGATGGTAGTGAAAATGCACTCAATACATTTGTCCGCAATCTCATCAACCCCGTTTTAAAAAAACAAGGTTCAAATCGCATCATACTCAATGTGCAATCACTCGATTATCAAAACGGCACAATTGTCTTAGAACGGCTTAAGAAATGGAAAAAGCGTGTAATTAAAATAAAAAAAGAGGAGAATTATAATGAACAAAGATGATGTTGAATCATTTGAAGAGACAGTACCTGAAATTCTTCTTGATTTAGCAAAAGATATTGAACTTACACTCGTCAAAAAAACAGATATAAAAACAGAAAGTGCGCGTGAAATTGGTATTGAGATTGCTCAAGCAATTTCAAAAAATTGGGGCGGTTCAGTGGTATATATTCCGCGGAATTTGATTTTCAGACTAAATGAACGTGATAGAAAAATTTTCAATGAGTTTAATGGTAAAAACCACAGAGAACTGGCTAAAAAATATGGTGTTTCAATGCAATGGGTATATACAATTATAAAACGTATTAATAAACAAGAAATTGCAAAACGTCAATTTAATATGTTTGAATAATTGTGAATTAAGACACAAAATAAATATAAAAACGCCCTAATGGGCGTTTTTATATGTGAAAATACTGGATTTCAGAGTAGTATATAACAATTTATAACATAGGAGTTGATATGAAACGTTTAGGATTGATTTTATTATTATGCAGTGTACTAATTACAGGTTGTTCAGAAGAAAAAGGAAAACCAACATACAAAGAAATGGAAGCAATAACGCTTGCTTTTATTAAAATCACGCCACAAAACACTGACTTTGCAGCACAATGTGATTCAAAGAAAATCGGAGAACGCTATTATGTTGCTTGTAATTTTATGGGCGTAGGTAGACGAACTAAGCTTAATATTTTCTTATACAATAACGAAAAAGATAGTACAAAACGTTTTTATGCTCTTAATGGTCCTGCTATGACTATATACGATAATTATTTAAAAAATGAAACAGTATTAGGTTCGTATAAAGATACATTTGGCTTGCCACTTGAACAAGATATTAATTTATCTACTGTGAATAAACAATTTAATCATTTAATGGAATAAAAACTGTAAATATAGAATAGGTTAAATTATTCTTTAAACCACTTTAAAATCAATTTAAAGTCAATTTTATTATACTCCAGTTATTAATAATCACTTGATAACTGGAGTTTTTTTATGCGACAAATCAACAAAATTGTGATCCATTGTGCAGCAACGGCAAATGGTAAACCACTAGGTAATTCACACCAAACCGCCGCCCAAGTTATTGATAACTGGCACGCTAAACGAGGCTTCAAACGCCAAGAAAACAATCTACATTTCAATCCAAGATTGCCCCATATCGGCTACCACTTTGTAATCGACACAGACGGCTTAGTTGAAAGTGGTCGAGCAATTAATGAAATCGGAGCTCACGTCAAAGGACATAATCACAATTCAATCGGTATTTGCCTCATTGGTGGGGTTGGTGTAGGACGAGAAAAAGCCCACGGACGTTACACCGTCGAACAATGGAATAGCCTTGCAAACCTCTTAAGTAACCTTGCTGAACGTTTCCCTCACGCAGAAATTTATGGACACCGTGATTTATCCCCCGATCTAAACGATGACGGTGTAATTACACAAAATGAATGGTTGAAAACCTGCCCAAATTTTGATGTTGCCAGTTGGCTTGACCAATATAACGGCACAGTTAACTACGACCATTTATATACAGAGGGATAAATATGAAATATTTTTTTGCTTCAGTTTGCATTGCAGCAGCAGCCTATTTATTAGCAGTAGGAAATAGCTATTGGGGATGGTTTTTATTTATGGGTTTTTTAGCTGTTTTCTAATACCTGAAAGGAGAAAACATGAAATTTACTGAATTAATTACAAACGATAGCGGCAGACTTAGCACTACTGCATTTATTCAGTTTTTTGGTGCTGTATTAATGGCAGGAATATTACTTTATTCCGTCTATTTAGATCGAGCTAATGTCAGTGAAATGTTTACCACCTTTGCATTATTTTGTGGAGGAGGTGTGGCAACAAAAGGCTTTGCTAATGCAATTAACCGTAAACGACAACAAGGAGAAAGTGAATGATCGGATTAGCTTATTCATGGGGAGCAATTGGGATTGTAATACTTACAGGCTATTTTTATTTACGCTGTCAAAGTAAAAAAATTGCAGAACAAAAACAACAAATAGAACGTATCAAAGTTGAAGCGAAAGCCATTGCAGAGGAAATGGAAAATGCAGAAAAACGTAAGCAAATTGAGCAAGCTAATCAGCGCCTTAATGATGATTCTATTGATAAGCAGTTGCAGTCAAAAAGTTACTTCCGTGACTAAAATCACAGGTTGTCGTGCTTTTGGGCTGATTTATCCGAGCTCAAAAGATACGGTAGAAACCAAACGGCAGGTGCTTAACCATAATTTAACTTATGAAAAAGTGTGTCAGGTAGAAAAATAATGGATTTGGCAGATATTACCCAACAACGTGATGAACAAGCCTACCAACGGTTTTTAGCTCGCCATAAACCGATACAGGTAGATATTGATACCATAACTGAGCGCTTTTGTGTCGATTGTGGTGAGCTTATTCCAGTAAAAAGAGTGAAAGCCGTACCGCACTGTTGTCGTTGCATATATTGCCAAGAAAAGGTGGAACGAAAATGATAGAAGTTTTAGAAATTATTAAACAACACTGGGGCATTATTTTAACTATCGCAGGGCTATTAGCATCTTTATTTTGGCTAAAAATGGATAGTCGTTATGTCAAAAAAAGTGATTTTAATAAATTGAGTGGTGAGTTATCTGGGACAGTACAGAAAGTCAGTGAAATTGAAAATGAAATATTACACTTACCGAGTTCAAAAGATGTAACCGATTTACGTCTAGCCGTTGTTGAAATGAAAGGCGAAACAAAAGCCTTGAGAACTGAAGTAATGGGTTTAACTCATCAAGTACGTTTATTAATTGAAAAGGAAGTAAGCAAACAATGAAAACAAAAGATATTTTTACTCAAGATCAGCGTCTAGTCATTTTACGCTCATTAGTTGATGCGGGTTATGACGCTAATGAGTCAATCTTAGATGACTGTTTAGCTCTCTATGGACATAACATCAGCCGTGATTTAGTGCGTAATCACCTAAATTGGCTAGAAGAAAACGGGCTTGTTCATATTGAACGCTTACAAGGTGGTTTTATGGTCGCAACTATTACTCAACGTGGATTTGATGTTGCAAATGGTGAGGCATTTATAGATGGTGTAAAACGTCCTCGCCCAAAAATTTAAACGTTTTTTAAACGAAATTTAAGGAGCGTTTAAATGACCGAAAAAATCAAAAGAGGGCGAGCATCAAAAGTAGATTTATTGCCAGTGAATATCAAAACGCAATTAGCAATGATGTTGCGTGACAAACAGTTTTCACAAGCAGAAATCTTGGAAGAAATTAATGAGTTAATCCGTGATTGTGGCTTGCCCGAAAGTGCATTATTAAGCAAAACAGGGCTGAATCGTTATGCAACCAGAATGGAAAAAATGGGGGCGAAAATCCGTCAATCCCGTGAAATAGCAGAAATTTGGACGAAGCAATTTGGTGAGGCCCCACAGTCAGACATTGGCAAAATGCTGATGGAAATTGTGAAAAACATTGCATTTGAAACCTCACTGGGAATGAGTGAAGACGGCACGGCTGATCCAAAATCTATTGCCTTACTTTCTGCCGCTGTACAACGCTTAGAACAAGCAGAAAGTTTGAGTTTTAAACGTGAACAGGCTATCCGACAAGAAACAATTAAGCGTGCAGCGGAAGCGGTAGAAGAAGCAGCAAAAGAAACAGGGGCAAGTATAGAAGACGTGACAAAAATGGTGAAAGCAGTCTATGGTATCGAATAACACTGTTCTCTGCGACTATCAGAAAAAATGGCTACAAGATAACAGCCGTTTCAAAGTGGCAATGTTTGCTAGACAAACAGGTAAAACTTTTACTACTACCCTTGAAATCGTACTAGATTGTTTAAAAGCCGAAGCTCGTGGCGAGAAAACTCGCTGGGTTATTCTATCTCGAGGAGAACGTCAAGCCAAAGAAGCGATTAACGAAGGGGTAAAAGTCCATCTTAAAGCTATGGGGATTGTTTGTAAAATTATGGAAGTCCCCTTTAGTCCAACTATCAATGCCTTAGAAGTCATCTTCCCTAATGACTCTAAAATCACCGCATTACCTGCAAACCCCGATACCGCAAGGGGATTTTCTGCCAATGTCTTTTTAGATGAATTTGCCTTTCACCAAGATAGCCGAGAAATCTGGAAAGCCCTATTTCCTGTTATTTCAGCAGGCTGGAAATTACGGGTGGTGAGCACCCCAAATGGTAAGGGCAATAAGTTTTACGAATTGATGACCGACTTGGGAAACACAGAATGGTCACGCCATCAAACAGATATTTATCAAGCAGTCGCTGATGGCTTGCCACGTGATATTGAACAGCTTCGCAAGGGCTTGAATGATGAAGATGCTTGGGCACAAGAATTTGAACTTAAGTGGTTAGACGAAGCCAGTAGCTGGCTCTCTTATGACTTAATTGACAGCGTGGAGCATCCACAAGCAGGAAAACCCGAAAATTATACAGGCAATCCTTGCTTTGTAGGAATGGATATCGCTGTAAGGACCAATTTAACCGTGATTTGGGTACTGGAATTAGTGGGTGATGTGTATTGGACACGTGAATTTACCACCTTAAAACGCACTAAGCTACGTCATCAATTAGAAGAGTTAAACCGTGTGATGTGCCAATACAATGTGATTGCTTGCAATCTCGACCAAACAGGAATGGGTGAAAAGATGGTAGAAGATGCCCAATATCAACACGGCAAGCAACGCGTACAAGGGGTGTTATTTAATGTGGCAACCAAACTCAATATGGCAACCATTGGTAAAAAAGTCTTTGAAGATAAGCAAATCCGTATCCCACAGGGCGATAGCGATTTGCGTGCTGATTTGCATAAGCTCAAAAAAATTACAGGCTCAACAGGACAACCGCGCTTTGTGGCTGAAAATGATAGTCAAGGACACGCTGACCGTACGTGGGCGTGTTTTTTAGCCTTGCTTGCGGCTAAAGATGCCGTATTAACGCCAGTGAAAGCCCATAGCCGAAGACCAAGAACCAGTCGAAAACTCACACAAGGGTATTAATGATGATTGCATTTATCACTTTAGTTAGTGCAGCTACGGTATTAAATATCTATGACAAACCGTATTGGTGGGTATTTTTATTGCTTGCCACCTTTGTGCATTATGAAAAATAAGGAAAGCCGATGACACCAAAAAAACAAGATTTAGTGCGTGAAATTGCCACACGTGCCAGCGCTGTAGATTATTGGGCATTTATGCACTATTTACCCAATCCAGACCCTGTGTTGAAGAAAATGGGCAAAGATATTGCAGCATACCGTGAAATTTTATCCGATAGCCACGTAGGTGGGTGTGTACGCCGACGTAAAGCTGCAATCAAAGGGCTGGAATGGCGACTTACGCCAACAGGTAATAAAAAAGTAGATGAAATTTTGACTACGCTATTTGAACGCTTACCCCTTAATAGCATTATTAACCAAATTTTAGACGCTACACTGTTTGGTTATCAAGTGTTGGAGGTGATGTGGGCGGAAGAAAATGGCTTGCTATTGCCTACGGAAATAGTCGGCAAGCCGCAAGAATGGTTCATGTTTAGTGAAGAAAATAAACTTTTACTTCGCAATAAAAAAGAACACGATGGCAAGCCTGCACCTGAAATGAAGTTTTTACTGGCTACGCAACAGGCAGATTATATCAACCCTTATGGGCGTGCAGATTTGGCACTATGCTTTTGGGCAGCAACTTTTAAAAAAGGTGGATTAAAATTTTGGCTTCAGTTTGTCGAAAAATATGGTACACCTTGGCTCATTGGTAAACACCCAAGGCAAACCCAACCACACGAAATTGAAGACTTGCTAGATAGCATGGAAAAAATGCTGGGAACTGCGGTTGCGGCTATCCCGAATGATAGTACCGTTGAGCTAGTAGAAAGCAGCAGCAAAGGTGGCTCATCACAAGTCTTTGATGATTTTCTACGTTATTGTAAATCTGAAATTGCGATTGCTATTTTGGGACAAAACCAAACTACTGAAGCGGAAGCCAATCGTGCGAGTGCGACAGCAGGTCTTGAAGTGGCAAAAGCTATTCGGGATGAAGATGCCGCGATTGTCAAAGACTGTTTTAACCAACTTTTAAACTGGGTTTGCAAACTCAATTTTAATTTAGAAAAATACCCCACTTTTGAACTCTTTGAGCAAGAAAGTATTGATAAATTGCAAGCCGAACGTGATCAGTTACTCGCTAATATAGGGGTGCAATTTACCGAGCAATATTTAGTCCGTACTTATGGATTTGAGCAAGGTGATATTACGTTAGTTTCAAAACCAAATGAGGAACAAAAATCTACCGAATTTAATGAGTCTATGTCATCAATCCCTCGTAATATCGCTGATAGTATTGTTGAGCAACTAGAAATTGAAGCAGAAAGTCATGTGGATAATTGGTTACAGGCAATACAAGATAGACTGGCATCAGCTGAAAGCCTTGAGGATTTTCGCACTCAATTAGACAGCCTTATCCCAGAACTTGATTTTAGCGAATACGCCCAAGTAATGGCGTGGGCATCGACCAGTGCGGAGCTTGCTGGACGCTTTAGCGTTGCTCAAGAAAATCAGCAAAAAATTAACAAAAAGGAACGCTAAATGGCAATAGAAAACGGTTTCACCTTTAAAGAGCAAGTGCGCTATTTTGAGAAAAAGCTCAATT is part of the Mergibacter septicus genome and encodes:
- a CDS encoding DNA-binding protein yields the protein MKSKKEWYLPKDLAGIGGLSPFPSNVTRKARQEGWIKREAKGIKGGGFEFHYSSLPDKVQRALGFLKPLTKEVGNPITPSQEDLQKRIDQLENKLQALETKAQGFVLPKPPEGLTNDEWQLVCAFRRCNEDRQVGLLATAEALAAQTEKEEKESTEIFKDHQVA
- a CDS encoding helix-turn-helix domain-containing protein, producing the protein MSRNKRSQDMSNHEIRGELMKRGKSLSRLGIENGLAKTTVRNALDKPYPKGEKIIADALGLEPWDIWPSRYANQR
- a CDS encoding transposase domain-containing protein; translation: MKEWVTAKEIAGIAGLSTHPSNVNRLARKEQWKFRKVKGVQGGGYEYAFSSLPQEVQAELLLKNAKETISELSVPTQCVKGKNYLPEVIWVPFDKATNRQKEVAQRRLAAVIAVANLIDNKLPLMESLQRVADEYNESVGSIKRWFYKVKKFERSDWLPLLIDKHSNKRKEREAEFTEQAWEFFKADYFRPERPQFGSCYERLKRAAIENAWVIPSISSLKRKIAREIPLVQQVYLREGEHALSQFYPALQRSVEDIEALEWINGDGYQHNVFVRWHNGEIVRPKTWIWQDVRTRKILAYRTDISENSDTIRLSLMDLVYKYGIPRKCTIDNTRAAANKWMTGGVKNRYRFKVKEDEVQGIIPLLGIELHWTSIQFGKGHGQAKPIERAFSHGGLGELIDKHPKLAGFFAGENIYNKPDNYNGGKEGVAYEDFIIALEDGIQTFNQREKRKTEICQGVYSFSQVFARDYANTQIRKASPEQMRLLMLMSEAVTLKKDGTFELSCGGKVFGRKNRYLATDLIGSHHKKVVIKFDPQHLHSTVYVYSLEGIFLAEATCTEKVAFGDKAAGREHDKARKQFTKANKAAAKAQQTMNAQQASRLMPELEIDDETTPTPRIIEMFQQVGNTVRKVEVNLEEDEISEFEQRFIKIKHQRG
- a CDS encoding AAA family ATPase, translated to MTLAEQIKQLINDENLTQVKIAKEVGVSTAMLSTYLKGTYQGSRETIETALKNWLQTREKKQRELVIAPLFIETATAKQIWATLDFAKMFATIATVYGASGVGKTKSAQEYRKNTPNTWLITASPSRATLSSILYEMALELGINDAPRRKDKLSRLIIKKLQGTAGLIIIDEADHLPYDALEEIRIMQEQAEIGFVLIGNDKVYNRLRGGINQAHEFARLWSRIGKNTSIQKCKKADIKAIANAWNLDTTDTDLMNTLYQIGSVAGGLRSLTQYLRLAGFIAKGENKLITLDLILSAKQQMEGEN
- a CDS encoding host-nuclease inhibitor Gam family protein, whose translation is MKKTRIKSDTIRYQNRQEVEIAIKEIGDLQRELLRLATHQNDELAAVTEKYSPQIVAIQNKIKPLQKAIEIYCEANRSELTNNGKTKTGLFNTGEVQWRARPPSVSIRKVDEVLARLRALGLTQFIRTKDEPNKEAMLANPTIAATVTGITIKTAVEDFVIKPFEQEIKK
- a CDS encoding gp16 family protein, with the protein product MHYTKQKLIQLIHIAKHQLKLDEETYRMILMNQTCKVSCKAMTVAELVIVLEKLKKAGFKVKPTLNKSPSSKEAIVKHTIALKIRAEWIQMYKEGIIKDGSENALNTFVRNLINPVLKKQGSNRIILNVQSLDYQNGTIVLERLKKWKKRVIKIKKEENYNEQR
- a CDS encoding Mor transcription activator family protein; this encodes MNKDDVESFEETVPEILLDLAKDIELTLVKKTDIKTESAREIGIEIAQAISKNWGGSVVYIPRNLIFRLNERDRKIFNEFNGKNHRELAKKYGVSMQWVYTIIKRINKQEIAKRQFNMFE
- a CDS encoding N-acetylmuramoyl-L-alanine amidase, which produces MRQINKIVIHCAATANGKPLGNSHQTAAQVIDNWHAKRGFKRQENNLHFNPRLPHIGYHFVIDTDGLVESGRAINEIGAHVKGHNHNSIGICLIGGVGVGREKAHGRYTVEQWNSLANLLSNLAERFPHAEIYGHRDLSPDLNDDGVITQNEWLKTCPNFDVASWLDQYNGTVNYDHLYTEG
- a CDS encoding DUF2644 domain-containing protein — encoded protein: MKFTELITNDSGRLSTTAFIQFFGAVLMAGILLYSVYLDRANVSEMFTTFALFCGGGVATKGFANAINRKRQQGESE
- a CDS encoding DUF2681 domain-containing protein: MIGLAYSWGAIGIVILTGYFYLRCQSKKIAEQKQQIERIKVEAKAIAEEMENAEKRKQIEQANQRLNDDSIDKQLQSKSYFRD
- a CDS encoding TraR/DksA C4-type zinc finger protein — encoded protein: MDLADITQQRDEQAYQRFLARHKPIQVDIDTITERFCVDCGELIPVKRVKAVPHCCRCIYCQEKVERK
- a CDS encoding DUF2730 domain-containing protein; the protein is MIEVLEIIKQHWGIILTIAGLLASLFWLKMDSRYVKKSDFNKLSGELSGTVQKVSEIENEILHLPSSKDVTDLRLAVVEMKGETKALRTEVMGLTHQVRLLIEKEVSKQ
- a CDS encoding VpaChn25_0724 family phage protein is translated as MKTKDIFTQDQRLVILRSLVDAGYDANESILDDCLALYGHNISRDLVRNHLNWLEENGLVHIERLQGGFMVATITQRGFDVANGEAFIDGVKRPRPKI
- a CDS encoding DUF3486 family protein produces the protein MTEKIKRGRASKVDLLPVNIKTQLAMMLRDKQFSQAEILEEINELIRDCGLPESALLSKTGLNRYATRMEKMGAKIRQSREIAEIWTKQFGEAPQSDIGKMLMEIVKNIAFETSLGMSEDGTADPKSIALLSAAVQRLEQAESLSFKREQAIRQETIKRAAEAVEEAAKETGASIEDVTKMVKAVYGIE